A single region of the Sphaeramia orbicularis chromosome 6, fSphaOr1.1, whole genome shotgun sequence genome encodes:
- the LOC115420739 gene encoding olfactomedin-like translates to MGSPETLDTHSHEFVKLRDIEGISRLCQSVVVVESDSVASVFIHPTVNMLLLLLLLSNADVAEPQRLLGLKNQTSCMCNVDSGQWSFPVVKFEAVLKDVDTCETSMNRLQEKVVLSQLRLPQIQDQISNMTARLQPYLYLHDQGLYSTLSLRLLSSELSVLETNVGSIHDKFNTAQTLQLSKEVGKLRKKVDSMQRMDVINMKMFKEKLRYLKNSAESCRSIPSDFTGHHMYCLKGLIKSISEPVVTKVSPYGKSYISGSWGKQAQRDGVDQPDTYWVLSLLNSNIWGNTFRVYPTYEDFMQSRNQRDFTLAPSQTHTNAVEGPSAVLYGDALFYHCYRSADICRYDLKTNNVKRVTLPGTGVGFNNKFPYCYYDCRANSDVDVEVDETGLWAIYATVGNHGNLVVSRLVWDDRAESLNVSQTWETRVFKKAVTSAFMVCGVMYATRFVDDGLEEVFYAFDTATGREDNTLALPLEKVVKGVASVSYNPVDKQIYMYNDGYLMAYQASF, encoded by the exons ATGGGAAGTCCTGAAACTCTGGACACACATTCGCATGAGTTTGTAAAATTGCGTGACATTGAAGGCATCAGCAGATTGTGTCAAAGCGTGGTCGTGGTTGAATCAGATTCAGTGGCTTCAGTTTTCATTCATCCAACCGTCAACATGCTCCTGCTTCTTCTACTTCTGTCCAACGCG GACGTGGCTGAACCTCAGCGTTTGTTGGGTTTGAAGAACCAAACTTCGTGTATGTGTAACGTGGACTCGGGTCAGTGGTCATTTCCTGTGGTGAAGTTCGAGGCCGTTCTGAAGGACGTCGACACCTGTGAAACCTCCATGAACCGTCTGCAGGAAAAG gTGGTGTTGTCGCAGCTGCGTCTTCCTCAGATCCAGGATCAGATTAGCAACATGACGGCCCGTCTGCAGCCTTACCTTTACCTCCACGACCAGGGCCTGTACTCCACCTTGTCTTTACGCCTGCTGAGCTCCGAGCTCAGTGTCCTGGAAACCAACGTCGGCAGCATCCACGACAAGTTCAACACCGCGCAAACGCTCCAACTGTCCAAAGAG GTGGGTAAACTACGTAAAAAAGTGGACAGTATGCAGAGGATGGACGTAATAAACATGAAGATGTTTAAGGAGAAACTGCGATATTTGAAGAACAGCGCTGAGTCCTGCAGGTCAATCCCCTCAGACTTCACAG GTCATCACATGTACTGCCTGAAGGGTCTGATCAAAAGCATCAGTGAACCCGTTGTGACCAAGGTCAGTCCTTATGGGAAGAGCTACATTTCGGGTTCTTGGGGTAAACAGGCGCAGAGGGACGGGGTGGACCAACCGGACACCTACTGGGTCCTGTCTCTGCTCAACAGCAACATCTGGGGGAACACCTTCCGCGTTTACCCCACATACGAGGACTTCATGCAGTCCAGGAACCAGAGGGACTTCACCTTGGCCCCATCCCAAACCCACACCAACGCCGTCGAAGGCCCCAGTGCCGTCCTGTACGGTGACGCCCTGTTCTACCACTGCTACCGCTCCGCAGACATCTGCCGCTACGACCTGAAAACCAACAACGTCAAACGGGTGACGCTTCCTGGCACCGGCGTCGGCTTCAACAACAAGTTCCCGTACTGTTACTACGACTGTCGGGCCAATAGCGACGTGGACGTGGAGGTGGATGAAACCGGGCTGTGGGCCATCTATGCCACTGTCGGTAACCATGGTAACCTGGTGGTGAGTCGTTTGGTTTGGGACGATCGTGCCGAGTCGCTGAACGTGTCCCAGACCTGGGAGACCAGGGTGTTCAAGAAGGCGGTCACCAGCGCCTTCATGGTGTGCGGCGTCATGTACGCCACCCGTTTCGTGGATGACGGCCTGGAGGAGGTGTTCTACGCCTTCGACACCGCCACCGGCCGCGAGGACAACACTCTGGCCCTGCCCCTGGAGAAGGTGGTGAAGGGCGTGGCCAGTGTGAGCTACAACCCAGTAGACAAACAGATCTACATGTACAACGACGGGTACCTGATGGCGTACCAGGCCAGTTTCTGA